Genomic segment of Mycolicibacterium sarraceniae:
GATCCCCGAGGGCAACCGGGCCATGATCTCGGAGAACGATGCCGCCAAGTTCGGGCAGCTCGCCGCCGCCGACCTCGCCGGATACGAGGCCAGCGTGCGGGTCATCCTCGGCCAGATCATGGCCGTGAGCACCCTGCCAGCGCACTACGTCGGTGTCTTCACCGATAATCCGGCCTCGGCCGACGCGCTGCGGGCCGCTGAGGCCAGCCTGACCGCCCGCGCGGAGGCACGGCAAGCGACGTTCGGGCGGGCATGGGAACAGGTCGCCCGCCTCATCGTCGCGGTGCGGGATGGCCGCGACCCCAACCTGATCGACGACATTCGGGTGCAATGGGCTGACGCCGCCACCCGCTCGGTCGCCCAGGAGGCCGACGCCGTGGTCAAGCTCTATAGCGCCGGCCTGCTGCCCGCCTCCTACGCACTAGGCAAGCTCGGCTACTCCGACGACCAGATCGCCGAGATCCGCACCGCCCGCACCCAAGACTCCCCTACCTCGACGACCGGCGTCGGGGTCGGGGCCTAATCACACCAACAGCGAAGGGACACAACCACAATGACCGACACCGGCACCGCCGACATCACGGCCGAGGACACCACGGCCGGCACCGAGACTACCGCCGACGAGGTGGCCTCCGAAGGTGCGACAGAGGACACCACCGACAGCGACGCCAACGCCGATGGGCACCAGGACGACGACACCGCCGAGACGTTCCCTCGGGCCTACGTCGAGAAGCTGCGCGGGCAGAACGCGAAGTACCGCGATCGCGCCAAGGTCGCTGACACCTACGCCCAACGGCTGCACGCCGAGCTGGTCCGCGCCACCGGCCGACTGGCCGATCCCAGCGACCTCGAGTTCGACGAGGACCACCTCGACGACCCCGACGCGATGGCCGCCGCGGTGGACGATCTGCTCGCCGCCAAACCGCACCTGGCGTCGCGTCGACCGACCGGCGATATCGGGCAAGGGAACCGCGGCGGCGCGTCCGAACCGTTCTCGCTACTGGGATTACTCAAGGAGCGGACGTAGACTCACGTGGTAGCGGGCCTGGCGCCCAACACGATTGACGTCCTGGCGACGTGTCGACCACCAATCAGACACTCACGTTAGGACTCAATCGTGGCCATTGAAGTCACCTCGGGTAACTCCACCCTCATTCAGTCGCAGGTCGCGAACCTGCTCGTTCAGCCGCTCGAACAAGCCTCGACGTTCCTGGCTGCCGGCCCGGTCGTGCTGGACTCATCCCAGCCGGTCCGGGTGCCGCGCATCGTCAACGGCGTCACCGCGGGATTCGTCGCCGAAGGCGCGCAGATCTCCGATGGCGACGTTGCGTTCGACGAAGTCACGCTGCTGCCGTCCACCCTCAAGAGCCTCAAGGTGCTCGTGAAGCTCTCCAACGAGCTGATCCGTACCGCGGTCATCGGCCTGGACGCCGTCCTGCGGACCCGCCTGGTCACCGACGTCGCCAACGCCCTCGACGCCGCCCTGTGGGACGGCGCGGGCACCAGCAACACGATCAAGGGCATCCTCCGCCAGACCGGCATCCAGACCGGCACGCTGGACCTGACCGACGCCGACAGCCTCATCGACGGCATCGCGGCCGCCCAGGGCAACAAGGTCAACCCGACTCACTGGGCGATGACCTCGGATAGCTTCGCCGCACTACGCAAGCTCAAGATCGCCAACCCCGGCGAGACGTCGGATCAGGACTTCCGCCAGTACCTGTTCGACCCCACCGGCATCTCGGGGGGCACCGCTTTCCATCTGTTCGGTCTGCCGGTGATCATCACCGACAACATCCCGAAGGTGTCCACCAAGGCCCGCGTCGCCCTGGTCGACTTCTCCAAGGTGGTCGTCGCACGTGACGTCAACGCCGAGGTGAAGATCCTCGACCAGACGTGGGGCGACTACGACAGCGTCGGCATCCGCGTCGTATCCCGCTGGGACACCGCGCTTTTGCAGGCCAAGGCCGTCACCCTGCTCACCGAGGCGTAACCGGTGACCATCAGCGAGGACGTGGCGGCGCTGCTCGACAACGGCAGCGCCGCCATCCCGGCCGCCATCGCCCAAGTCACCGTCATGGCCAAGGCCTACACCCGCGGCAACGGATTCGAGGGCGGCGAACCCAACGACGAGATCGCCGCGGTCATCACCACCGCCGCCGCCCGCCTGGCCGCCAACGGAGCCCAGCTGCCCACCGACGAGACCACCGGCCCGTTCACCAAGAGCATCCGAGGATCGTTCACCGGATGGACCCTCGCCGAGCAAGCCGTGCTCAACCGGTACCGCAAGCGCGCCATGTGAAAAGCCGAGAGCGGGCCACCGAGACCTCCTCGCTCGGTGGCCCGCTCTCTCGCGCGTTCAGTCGAGCACGGCTCGGCGCGGGTTCACGCTTGGACGTTGGTGGCGGGCCAAGCTCAAGCTGGCGATCGCTTCCCGTTGGCGCCGGTCCGACACTTTGGTGTAGATCTGCGTCGACTGGATCGATTTGTGCCGCATCAACTCCTGGACAAGACGGATATCGTGGCCGTCGTCGAGCAAGCTGGTCGCATACCAGTGGCGCAGACTGTGCGGAGTACCCAACACCCCGGCGCGGCGCATGGTGCGACCGATCACGTCGGACACCGACTTCGACAGCATGTGCTCGGCTTCGTAGCCGCGCATCGGGAACCACCACCCGCGCTCGGGCATCTCGGAGGCCATCTCGATCAGGATCGGATGCAACGGTATCGACCGCAGGCGCTTCCCTTTGCCCTTCACCCACAACAGTTGGCTGGCCATATCGACGTCCTGGCCGCGGATCTTGGCGATCTCATGCACCCGCAGCCCGGCGAGCAGCGCGAGCAGGATCATCCGCCGCGTCGACGTCCACATGCGGGTCTGCAGCAGCTTCGGCACATCGGTGTCGGCGATCGGCCGCGGAGCCCGATCGGGCACCTTCACCGTCCCGACCTTCACCATCGGGTTATCAAGCCGGCGATCAGTGATCTGGAGCCACTTGAACCACGCGACCAGATACGAGTTGTACGCCGCGGCCGTCGAGTCCGACCAATCGTCGTGGCTGGCCGTCCAGCGGACGATGCCGAGAGAGTCCGCGTGCATCGGCTGCACGTGCGTTTCGATGTAGAACTGACGCAACACCCGGACACGCTCGGAGATGGTCTTCGGTGACAACCGTTGGGCGTGCTGCCACAGCTCCCATTCGTCAAGGCCGACGACAGCGATCGGGCTCACAGAGGTGTCAGTGTGGTCCGCCAGCGCGTCAGACGCGGGCTTGTAGGACGAGGCGCAGGTGGTTGTGGTGGGCATGGTGGTGATTTGGTCCTCTCGGTCGAGTTTCTGTTTGACCAGCCGCCCACACCGTGCCCACACTTTGCCCACAGTTACAGATAAATGTAGAGAATCACCGTTATGTGTTTTCGCAGCTGAGGGCTGGTCCAGCCCTCTGGCCAGCACCTCGAAAACAGTTCGAATCTCACCGAGGGCACCAGAAAACACCCTGACGCAGCACCCAGCGTGCTCTGCTAGCGTTGCCGCGAATCGGGGGTGAAGCGTGCTCGCCCCCGACATCCGAACCGCGATCGCCTCGGTCGGTGCCCACAAGAATTAAGCCCGACTGCGTACAGTGATTCTGCGAATCTCACCGAGGTCACCAGGATCTGAAAGGTCATGACCATTTCACATTCTGTATGTCACGCAGTAGCAATCACTTTGGCCGCCGGGGCCCTTGCTATCGGCGCGGCCGGTCCGGCCGCGGCCGATCCGGCACCGAATTGAACACAGGCCGATCTGGCCGGGATCAGCGCAGGCGTCGGCTTCTCGATGTCGGGCTATCTCTTCACCCACCCCGACGTCAACGCGTTCTTCACCAGCCTGCAGGGCCTGCCCAGGGAGCAGATCCGCACCAAGGTCCAGGCCTACCTGGCCGCCAACCCGCAGGTGCGCGACGACATCACGGCAATTCGCCAGCCCAACAACGATTTTCGCGACCGGCGCGGCTTCTCGGGTAAGCCCGCGGGCCTGCCCGTCGCGCCGTAGTCCTGACCGTCAGCTGGGCCGCCCAGCCCATGGCTGAGCGGCTCAGCTCCGTAGGTCAACGAATGCAGTTGTCACCGACGATTTCCTTGCACACCGCTCCGGGAGGTGCGGGGTTGACCGACGGCGAAAACGAGTTCGCGCCACCCGGCGTCACTGCCTTCTCGGTCGGCGACGGTGCCACGGCCGACGAGGGAGTGGTGGTGGTGGTCGACGGGCTGTCCTTGGCACTGGAACTACAGGCGGTCAGCGCCCCCGTCCCGACGATCGCGGCACCGCCAGCAAAGAGTGCGATCTGGCGAGTCAGGCGACCATAGCTCATGGCGTTTCCTATCTGTGTGGGCCGAATGCTCGGATCATCCTAGTTTGCTGGTTCGGCTGATTTACCAACGGCCCCGAGAGGCTGGACGATCGCTGTTAGTACTTAGCTGGTATTTTGCCCAGATCATACGACAAAAGGGCTCGGGAGGGACGTTAGCCGTCCAATCCTCATCCAGCCCGGAGGAGATCCACACCGCAGGCCACCCATCCGACCACCCAGGCAAACCCGCTCAGTACAAATCGACACGGCGATCGGACAACAGGTCGACATACTCAGTCAACATCTTGTCGTGCGTGCGCGACAGGTCGACATCGGCGATCACCAGCCCAGGCCCCGGGCCGGCGTCGGCGATCACCCAGCCGTCGGGATCAATGATCGCGGTGCCCTCGGTCCACAGCTGCCCACGCTCCTCTCCGGCGCGGTCACACACCGCGACGGCGATGCGGTTGAGCCGGGCTGTTGACATCGCGGTGATCACCTCACCGGCGTGTTCGCCCTCGGGCCGCGGGAACGCCGGCCAGTTGACCGGCGCGGCGATCAGCTCCGCGCCCTCGACCGCGACTCGCCTGGTCACCTCACCGAATTCGAGGTCGTAACAGATCATCACCGCGATCGCGCCATGGCGGGTCCGTAGTACTGACGGCAGTTCTGAACCCCGGGTGAAGATCAGCTTCTCCCGGTCCCACAGATGTGTCTTGCGGTAGGTGGCGATCACCCCGTCACCGTCCAGCGCCACCGCACTGTTGTAGAGCAGCCCGTCATCCCCGAGCTCGCAGAAGCCGCCGACGACGACCGCCTCAACGGCCGCCGACCGCCAGGCGTCGAATGCGGGATCGGTGGGGCGCAGCGCCGCCGAGCGGGCTTCGTCCGCATCGGCGAACATGTAGCCGGAGGTCGCCAGTTCGGGCAGCACCACGACATCGGCACCCTGCGCGACAGCGTCGGCAATGGCGCTCGCGGATAGCTCGACGTTCGCGGCCACCGCCCCGAGGGTGGGCGCAATTTGTGCGCAGGCGATGCGGGTCACCCCTGCAGGCTAGCCTCGCCGCAACGGCTCGGCAGAGGAGAAACATGGCATCCGAGAAGATCGTGGGCCCGATCGATGCGACCGCATACCCGCGCTACACCGAACCGTCAACATTTGCCCGGCTGCCGCGGATCGCTGAGGCCCCGGCCGCCGACGTCCGGATCGTCGGCGTGCCCTTCGACAGCGGGGTGTCCTACCGGCCTGGCGCGCGGTTCGGTCCCTCGCATGTGCGCGCGGCCTCCAAACTGTTGCGACCGTTCAACCCCGCACTCGGTGTCGAACCGTTCGCCGTCCAGCAGGTGGCCGATTGCGGCGATATCGCGGTCAACCCGTTCAACATCGAGGAGGCGATCGCGACGATCGACACCGCGATGACCGGCCTGCGCAAAGACGGGTCGACGGTGCTGACGATCGGGGGCGATCACACGATCGCGCTGCCGATCCTGCGCTCGCTGGCCCGCGACCACGGCCCGCTGGCCGTCCTGCATTTCGATGCCCACCTGGACACCTGGGACACCTACTTCGGCGCTCCATACACGCACGGCACCCCGTTCCGGCGGGCCAGCGAAGAGGGGCTCATCGATATGGAGCGCTCGCTGCACATGGGCATCCGCGGCCCGCTGTACAGCAAAACCGACCTGGAGCAGGATTCCGTGTTGGGCTTTCAGGTCATCCGCTCCGATGACTACGAATTCGACGGTGTCACAAGCATTGTCGAGCGAATGCGCAGGCGCCTCGAGGGCGGCCCGGTGTACGTCTCCATCGATATCGACGTACTCGACCCAGCCCACGCACCCGGCACCGGAACCCCGGAGGCCGGCGGGCTCACCTCCCGCGAACTACTGAACACCCTGCGCGGGCTGGTGGGCCTAGACATCGTCGGCGCCGACATCGTGGAGGTGGCACCGGCCTACGACCACGCGGAGATCACCGGCATCGCCGCTGCCCACGTCGGATTCGAACTTCTCTCGGTGCTGGCGGCCAACCGATAGGCTGGGAATGTGGGCAGCCTGCGGAAACGCGCTTGTTCGGTGCCATCGGACGGGCCGAACCAGCGCGCTGACTGTGAGCGCATGCAGCGCCGGGCCCCGGCCCGCAACCAGCACTGGGCTGAGTCCATCTCGCGGCGGCAGCGGGTACTCAACATCGCGGCAGCCCTGGCTGCGGTCGTCACCTCCCTGGTGGGGATCCTGCAGTTCGTCACCGGCGAGCACCTGGTCGTCATCGGTTTGATCAACCTCGGCACCGCTGCGATCTTCGGGATCATCCCCGTCCTGCACCGTTTCGGCGAGATTCTCGCGGCTCTGGCGTTCGTCTTCTTCGCCTTCGTGTCGCTGACGGTCGTCGGCTGGCAGATCGGGACGGATTCCGGCATCCAGTTCTACTACCTGGTGTCGGCGTCGCTGGCGGTGCTGGTGCTCGGCGTGGAGCACTGGGTGTTGGCGTCGGTGGTCGTCGCGATCGGCGCCGGGCTGACGATCGCGTCGCAGTTCCTGGTACCCGGCGACACCGGTGTCCAGCCGCGCTGGCTGGTCAATACCGGCTTCGTGATCACCACAGTGTCGGCATGCGTGATGATCTTCGCGACGGTCTGGTACGCGATGCGGGAGGTGTCCCGGGCCGAGGCGGCAATGGAATTCGAATATCTGCGCTCCGAGGCGCTGCTGGCCAACATCCTGCCCGCCAGCATCGCGGCCCGACTCAAGGATCCGGACCGCGGTGTGATCGTCGATAGGTTCGACGACGCCTCGATTCTGTTTGCCGATATCGCTGGGTTCACCGAGCGGGCCAGCCAGATCCCGCCGGCGGAACTCGTGCGATTCCTCGATCGGCTGTACACCACCTTCGACCGCCTGGTCGACAAGCACGGCTTGGAGAAGATCAAGACCACCGGCGACTCATACATGGTCGTCAGCGGCGTTCCCGAGCCCAGGGATGACCACGCCGAGGGGCTGGCGAACCTGGCCCTGGACATGGCCAAGGCGGTCCGCGACCTGCGTGACCCCAACGGGCAGCCGGTTCCGCTGCGGATGGGGATGGCCGCCGGCCCGGTGGTGGCCGGGGTGGTCGGAGCGCGCCGGTTCTTCTACGACGTGTGGGGCGACGCCGTCAACGTCGCTTCCCGCATGGAGACCACCGACCTCGCGGGACACATCCAAGTGCCCCAAGATCTTTACGAACGTCTCCGTGACCGCTTCGTCCTCGAGAAACGCGGCGATATCGAGGTCAAGGGCAAGGGCATCATGCGCACCTGGTATCTGGTGAGCCGCCGGCCCGCGCGGGCGCCCGATCCCGATCGCCCCGCCCAGGAAGAAGCTGGGCGGGTCGAAAGTCCAACCCGCTAGGCCTCACGCGTGGCCAGCACAATGCTCCCGATCAGCGTCGTCACCGCTGCCGCCGGGCAGCCGGGCTTCCACCGTCCCCACCGGTGATGACCGGGGCCCGCACCACCAGTGGCACCAGAACCAGTGCGGACAGCCGTTCGGAGTCCCAGCGCCGGGCCAGAGTCAGTCCGCCGACATGCGGGCCACCTGCGCCGACATCGCAGCGAATTCCTGGACCAGCTGCGCCAGCACAGCGCGCTGCGGATCGTTAGCGGGCCAGTTCGACCCGGTTGGCGACCTGAAGTTTCCCGAAGGTCGCCTGCACGTGGTTCTCCACCGTGCGGTGACTTAGCGAGAGCTTGGCCGCAACCTGCTTGGCGGTCAATCCTTTTGCCACGTCACGCCGAGTTTCGGTCTCCCGGTCGGTCAGGCTCGCGGCAGGCCCGCCGGGGCCATTCGCCATCCTGGGGTCCGCGCTGGCCTGCACGCTCGGCTACATGACTTTCGACAGAAAGGCTTTGGTGCGGTCGTGCTGCGGATTGCTCAGGACCTCCCGGGGCAGGCCGCTTTCGACGATCACCCCCCCCGTCCATGAACACCAGCTCGTCGGCGACCTCGCGGGCGAAACCCATCTCGTGGGTCACCACGATCATCGTCATGCCCTGGCTAGCCAGCGTTTTCATCACGCCCAGAACTTCGCCGACGAGTTCGGGGTCCAGGGCCGAGGTCGGCTCGTCGAACAGCATCAGCTTCGGGTCCATCGCCAGCGCACGGGCAATCGCCACCCGCTGTTGCTGACCGCCGGACAGCTGTGCCGGGTAGGCATCGGCCTTGTCCGACAAGCCAACTTGGGCGAGTAGCTCACGCGCCCGCTCGGTGGCGGCAGCCTTCTTGATCCGCTTGACGTGGACCGGTGATTCAATGACGTTGGCCAGTGCGGTGCGGTGTGGGAACAGGTTGAAGTGCTGGAACACCATTCCGATGTCACGACGTTGCTTGGCCGCCTCCCGCGGCGGCATCTCCAGCAGCTTGCCGCCGCGCTCACGGTATCCGACGAGATCGCCGTCCACGTAAAGCCGTCCGGCAGTGACAGTCTCGAGATGGTTGATGCACCGCAGGAACGTCGATTTGCCGGACCCCGACGGACCGACAAGCACCAGTACTTTGCCGGGGTCCACCGAAAGCGTGACCCCCTTCAGCACCGACAGCGCACCGAAGTCCTTGCACACCCGTTCGGCGCGGACCATGGGTTCACCTGTCATACGTGTCCGGCCTCCGTGGTGGTCTGCGCCTTCGCCAAGGCCTCAAGCTGTTTGGTGGTCAGCTTCCTGGAAATGCCGCGGGAGAAGTATTTCTCGAGGTAGTACTGCCCCACCATCAGGATGCTGGTGATCACCAGGTACCAGGTAGCTGCGACCAGCAGCATGGGGACCGGTTCGAATGTCCTGGCGGCGATCTCCCGGGAGGCGATGCTGTAGAGGTCGTAGGAGTACGGCACGGCGGTTACCAGCGACGTGGTCTTCAGCATGCTGATGACCTCGTTACCGGTCGGCGGAATGATGACCCGCATCGCCTGCGGAAGAACGGTGCGGCGCATCGTCATTCCCCACGACATGCCCAGTGCGGTCGACGCCTCCGACTGGCCCTCGGGTACGGAGGTGATTCCGGCCCGGATGATCTCGGCCATATACGCGGCCTCGTTCAGGCCGAGACCGATGACCGCGAGCAGGAACGGGATCGACAGATCCCGCAGATCAAGGTGAAAGAACGACGGGCCGAACGGAATGCCGAGCTGGATCTTCTGGTAGATCGTCGGGATCAGCCCCCAGAACACCAGCTGCACGTACACCGGCGTCCCTCGGAAGATCCACAGGAAAACCCATGCCACTGAACCGAATACCGGGTTTGGCGACAGTCGCATCACCGAGAGCAACACCCCGAGCACGACGCCGATCACCATCGCGTAGATCGTCAGCTGCAGCGTGTTGAACACACCGAGCATGATCCGATCGTTGAACAGATAGTCGCCATAGGTCGACCAGCCGTACGCCGGGTTGGTCGCCGCGCCATACAGGAACAGCCCGACGAGGACGACGATGACGACCGCCCCCACCCACCGCCAGGGATGACGAAGTGGTACCGCGTCGATGGCAGGTGGGGCCGATTCGTCGACAGTCATAGCGCTTAGCTGGTCGCTCCGTTGATGACCGGCTTGGTGACCATGCCCGCCTCGACGCCCCAGTTGCTGGCTATGGTCTTGTAGTCGCCGGTGTCGATGAGGTGCTGCAAGGCTTTCTGCAGCGACGCCGCCAGCGGCGATCCCTTGGCGACCGGCCAGCCGTACGGGGCGGCTTCGGAGATCTCGCCGGCAGCCTCGAGCCTGCCGTTGCTCTGCTTGATGGCGTAGGCGGTCACCGGCGAGTCTGCCGACATCGCGTCAGCCTGGCCGAGTACCACGGCGTTGGTCGCGGCATCCTGGCCGTCGAACTTCAGGATCTCGATGGCTGGTTTGCCGGCGTCGGTGCACGCCTTGCTCTTCTTGGGCAGCTCGTTAGTTTCCTCGGCGGTGGTCGCCTGCACGGCCACCTTCTTGCCGCACGCGTTGCTGGGGTCGATCGGCGAGCCAGGCCTCTGCGCCCACAGAATGCCCGCAGAAAAGTAGTCGACGAAGTCGACCGAGTCCTGGCGTTCCTTGGTGTCGGTGAAGGACGACATGCCGACGTTGAAGGTGCCCTGCTGGATGGAGGGGATGATCTTGGCGAAGTCAGCCTCCCGGTAGTCGGCGGTCAATCCGAGCGTGGAGGCGATCGCGTTCATCAGGTCCACGTCGAAGCCGACAATCTTGCCGCTGGCATCCTTGAATTCGTTTGGCGCGTAGGGGATATTGACCCCGACGACCAGCTTGCCCGACTTTTTGATGTCATCGGGGACACCCGCCGCGATCTCATCGACCTTCTGCGCCTTGGCGGCGGTGGTCGAGGTCGACGGCCCTGCGCTGGTGTCGTTCTTACTGCTGCAGCCTGACAGTGCCAGCGCACCAGCCACGGCGACGACGCCAGCGATACGCCACCAGTTCTGCGTTGCCCGACGATCTTGACATCCAGTGAGCACGGTTGCCTCTTTCTCTCGACTGCATCCGGGCTGTCCTGCCCGAAACTAGTGGCATGGTCCAAGTTCTGTGTTGCCGGTAACGGAACAGTAGTAGAGGTGTGACCATCCGGCAGCAGATCCGCAGGTACCGCCAGCTAGCGTGGCCCAGCATGCCTGATTTGAGTCGCGTTCATTTCGCCGTGATGGACGGCCCTACGGCCGCAACACTGGCACAAATATTGCCCGTCCTGCTGCTGAGCCTCATGGTGGAGGTGCGCCGCACCCGACTGCACCTTTCGACGGCCCGCGCGGTCCTCGGGATCTTTTTCCTGTTCTTCGCTCTGGCAGAGACCGTCATGGTGCTCTCCATTGACGGGGCTGTGTATCCGTTCCAGTGGTCCGATCTGATCGCCGCCCTGCTCATTTTCGGATTGATCACCGTGCTCTACCGGTTATCGCTGCTCGACCGCAGCGAGGACAGCGGCGCTCTGTAGCGACCCCGGGGCGCACGCGGTCAACTGCCCAAATACCGCAACCGGCCGATGCCCTGTGCAAGACTTCCTGCCATGACAACTTCTTCTACCCCGTCATTGCTGCCGCATTTGTGGAAGTCCGTCCTGCTGTCGGGGGTTCTGGCACTCGCCCTCGGCGTGTTGGTACTCGTCTGGCCGACAAAGACAATCGTCGTCGCGGCGATCTTCTTCGGCGCTTACCTTCTGGTGACCGGTCTCTCACAGGTGTTTCACGCCTTCACGTTGCCCGTGTCGGCGGGCGGGCGAGTGCTGCTGTTCATCAGCGGCGCCGCCGCGGTGGTTCTGGCCGTGCTGTGCTTTCGCAGTCTTTCGAACTCCATTCTGCTGCTCGCTATCTGGATCGGTATCGGCTTCATCTTCCGGGGCGTCGCGACCGCGGTCTCAGCGATCAGCGATCCGGATACCCCGGGGCGCGGCTGGGAGATTTTCATCGGTGTGATCAGCCTCATCGCGGGCCTGGTGGTCCTGGGCTCGCCGTTCGAGTCGCTGGCCACGCTGACCGTCGTGGTGGGCATCTGGCTCATCGTGATCGGCGTTTTCGAGATCGTGGCGTCGTTCGGCGTTCGTAAGGCCTCCCAGCGCCTCTAGCTGGGGCCTAAAGGCCCTTGCGCGACGGGCGCGGATTCCTACTACACTCTGTCGTAGATTGGCGATCCGCGCCTTTCGCGTGCTTGGAGAGTTCCGACATGAGTGCTCTTGACGTGTCCCGCTGGCAATTCGGAATCACGACCGTCTACCACTTCATCTTCGTTCCGCTGACGATCGGGCTGGCCCCGCTGATCGCCGTCATGCAGACGATCTGGGTGGTCACCGACAACCTGGCCTGGTACCGGATGACGAAGTTCTTCGGGAAGGTCTTCCTGATCAACTTCGCGATCGGCGTCGCGACCGGCATCGTGCAGGAGTTCCAGTTCGGGATGAACTGGAGTGAGTACTCCCGGTTCGTCGGTGACGTGTTCGGTGCACCACTCGCCTTAGAGGGCCTGGTCGCCTTCTTCCTGGAGTCGACGTTCATCGGTCTGTGGATCTTCGGCTGGACCCGACTGCCCCGCTGGCTGCACCTGACGTCGATCTGGCTGGTGGCGATCGCTGTCAACCTGTCCGCGTTCTTCATCATCACCGCCAACTCGTTCATGCAGCACCCAGTCGGCACCCGGTACAACCCGGAGACACGCCGCGCCGAGCTGGAGAGCATCGTCGAGTTGTTCACCAATAACACCGGCGTGGCGGCCTTCTGGCACGCCGTGACATCGGCCTTCCTCGTGGCGGCCACGTTCGTGGCGGCAGTCTGCGCGTGGTGGATGGTGCGCGCCAAAGGCACGCCGGACGCCGCGGCCCTGTATCGGCCCGGCGCCATCCTGGGTTCGCTGGTGGCGCTTTTGGCCAGTGTGGGCCTGTTTTTCACCGGCGATACGCAGGGCAAACTGATGTTCCATCAGCAGCCGATGAAAATGGCGGCCGCGGAATCGCTGTGCCACACCGAAACCGATCCCGGGTTCTCGATCCTGACCGTCGGTACGCACAACAACTGTGACAGCATCACCCGGGTCATCGAGGTGCCCTACGTGTTGCCGTTCCTGGCCGAGGGCAAGTTCAGCGGTGTCACGCTGGAAGGCACCAAAGACCTTCAGCAGCAATATGAACAGAAGTTCGG
This window contains:
- a CDS encoding phage major capsid protein; its protein translation is MAIEVTSGNSTLIQSQVANLLVQPLEQASTFLAAGPVVLDSSQPVRVPRIVNGVTAGFVAEGAQISDGDVAFDEVTLLPSTLKSLKVLVKLSNELIRTAVIGLDAVLRTRLVTDVANALDAALWDGAGTSNTIKGILRQTGIQTGTLDLTDADSLIDGIAAAQGNKVNPTHWAMTSDSFAALRKLKIANPGETSDQDFRQYLFDPTGISGGTAFHLFGLPVIITDNIPKVSTKARVALVDFSKVVVARDVNAEVKILDQTWGDYDSVGIRVVSRWDTALLQAKAVTLLTEA
- a CDS encoding tyrosine-type recombinase/integrase yields the protein MPTTTTCASSYKPASDALADHTDTSVSPIAVVGLDEWELWQHAQRLSPKTISERVRVLRQFYIETHVQPMHADSLGIVRWTASHDDWSDSTAAAYNSYLVAWFKWLQITDRRLDNPMVKVGTVKVPDRAPRPIADTDVPKLLQTRMWTSTRRMILLALLAGLRVHEIAKIRGQDVDMASQLLWVKGKGKRLRSIPLHPILIEMASEMPERGWWFPMRGYEAEHMLSKSVSDVIGRTMRRAGVLGTPHSLRHWYATSLLDDGHDIRLVQELMRHKSIQSTQIYTKVSDRRQREAIASLSLARHQRPSVNPRRAVLD
- a CDS encoding heme-binding protein → MSGYLFTHPDVNAFFTSLQGLPREQIRTKVQAYLAANPQVRDDITAIRQPNNDFRDRRGFSGKPAGLPVAP
- a CDS encoding nitrilase-related carbon-nitrogen hydrolase, encoding MTRIACAQIAPTLGAVAANVELSASAIADAVAQGADVVVLPELATSGYMFADADEARSAALRPTDPAFDAWRSAAVEAVVVGGFCELGDDGLLYNSAVALDGDGVIATYRKTHLWDREKLIFTRGSELPSVLRTRHGAIAVMICYDLEFGEVTRRVAVEGAELIAAPVNWPAFPRPEGEHAGEVITAMSTARLNRIAVAVCDRAGEERGQLWTEGTAIIDPDGWVIADAGPGPGLVIADVDLSRTHDKMLTEYVDLLSDRRVDLY
- the speB gene encoding agmatinase, which produces MASEKIVGPIDATAYPRYTEPSTFARLPRIAEAPAADVRIVGVPFDSGVSYRPGARFGPSHVRAASKLLRPFNPALGVEPFAVQQVADCGDIAVNPFNIEEAIATIDTAMTGLRKDGSTVLTIGGDHTIALPILRSLARDHGPLAVLHFDAHLDTWDTYFGAPYTHGTPFRRASEEGLIDMERSLHMGIRGPLYSKTDLEQDSVLGFQVIRSDDYEFDGVTSIVERMRRRLEGGPVYVSIDIDVLDPAHAPGTGTPEAGGLTSRELLNTLRGLVGLDIVGADIVEVAPAYDHAEITGIAAAHVGFELLSVLAANR
- a CDS encoding adenylate/guanylate cyclase domain-containing protein gives rise to the protein MQRRAPARNQHWAESISRRQRVLNIAAALAAVVTSLVGILQFVTGEHLVVIGLINLGTAAIFGIIPVLHRFGEILAALAFVFFAFVSLTVVGWQIGTDSGIQFYYLVSASLAVLVLGVEHWVLASVVVAIGAGLTIASQFLVPGDTGVQPRWLVNTGFVITTVSACVMIFATVWYAMREVSRAEAAMEFEYLRSEALLANILPASIAARLKDPDRGVIVDRFDDASILFADIAGFTERASQIPPAELVRFLDRLYTTFDRLVDKHGLEKIKTTGDSYMVVSGVPEPRDDHAEGLANLALDMAKAVRDLRDPNGQPVPLRMGMAAGPVVAGVVGARRFFYDVWGDAVNVASRMETTDLAGHIQVPQDLYERLRDRFVLEKRGDIEVKGKGIMRTWYLVSRRPARAPDPDRPAQEEAGRVESPTR
- a CDS encoding amino acid ABC transporter permease; the protein is MTVDESAPPAIDAVPLRHPWRWVGAVVIVVLVGLFLYGAATNPAYGWSTYGDYLFNDRIMLGVFNTLQLTIYAMVIGVVLGVLLSVMRLSPNPVFGSVAWVFLWIFRGTPVYVQLVFWGLIPTIYQKIQLGIPFGPSFFHLDLRDLSIPFLLAVIGLGLNEAAYMAEIIRAGITSVPEGQSEASTALGMSWGMTMRRTVLPQAMRVIIPPTGNEVISMLKTTSLVTAVPYSYDLYSIASREIAARTFEPVPMLLVAATWYLVITSILMVGQYYLEKYFSRGISRKLTTKQLEALAKAQTTTEAGHV
- a CDS encoding ABC transporter substrate-binding protein, encoding MLTGCQDRRATQNWWRIAGVVAVAGALALSGCSSKNDTSAGPSTSTTAAKAQKVDEIAAGVPDDIKKSGKLVVGVNIPYAPNEFKDASGKIVGFDVDLMNAIASTLGLTADYREADFAKIIPSIQQGTFNVGMSSFTDTKERQDSVDFVDYFSAGILWAQRPGSPIDPSNACGKKVAVQATTAEETNELPKKSKACTDAGKPAIEILKFDGQDAATNAVVLGQADAMSADSPVTAYAIKQSNGRLEAAGEISEAAPYGWPVAKGSPLAASLQKALQHLIDTGDYKTIASNWGVEAGMVTKPVINGATS
- a CDS encoding HdeD family acid-resistance protein, coding for MTTSSTPSLLPHLWKSVLLSGVLALALGVLVLVWPTKTIVVAAIFFGAYLLVTGLSQVFHAFTLPVSAGGRVLLFISGAAAVVLAVLCFRSLSNSILLLAIWIGIGFIFRGVATAVSAISDPDTPGRGWEIFIGVISLIAGLVVLGSPFESLATLTVVVGIWLIVIGVFEIVASFGVRKASQRL